Proteins from one Mycobacterium sp. EPa45 genomic window:
- a CDS encoding SRPBCC family protein: protein MGIVTTSSETAFSQSPETIYDFVTNPANWTKTYPGSNYVGKLDQLPLAVGDTWEEGGPDGDRIFTWHLAIAVRPRLWVFNSVGRLGHDREGNGGMDGRITVQYHFTEPGADVTLFSRTMTIEAPKDAPMPDGFFRIVNPANIDRYHAAIARELAAIS from the coding sequence TTGGGCATCGTGACCACGAGCTCGGAGACGGCTTTCAGCCAGTCACCGGAGACGATCTATGACTTTGTGACCAATCCCGCCAATTGGACCAAGACCTACCCCGGCAGCAACTACGTGGGAAAGCTGGACCAACTGCCGCTGGCCGTGGGCGACACCTGGGAAGAGGGCGGCCCCGATGGAGATCGGATCTTCACCTGGCACTTGGCGATCGCCGTGCGCCCGAGGCTGTGGGTGTTCAACTCCGTGGGCCGGCTCGGCCACGACCGGGAGGGCAACGGCGGAATGGACGGCCGGATCACCGTTCAGTACCACTTCACTGAGCCCGGCGCGGACGTCACGCTGTTCTCTCGCACCATGACCATCGAAGCGCCGAAGGACGCGCCGATGCCCGACGGCTTCTTTCGAATAGTGAACCCGGCCAACATCGACCGGTATCACGCCGCGATCGCGCGGGAGCTCGCCGCGATCAGTTGA